From Marinoscillum sp. 108, a single genomic window includes:
- a CDS encoding ammonium transporter: MKKIYSLMFLLFGYQSFAGDEAAIDTGATAWMLTSTTLVLLMIPGLAMFYGGLVRTKNVLGTMMHSFTAMGIMTLLWVICGYSMAFGPNILGGWFGWSSDYFLLRGIDDVITDGIPEYVFAMFQGKFAIITPAIIAGAFAERISFKGYCIFIAVWGILIYNPLCHWVWASDGYLFNLGADGAIDFAGGTVVHISAGISGLVAAIYLGARKQHPHLPMQPNNLVMTMIGVGLLWVGWFGFNAGSSIESGLSTAQALTVTQIAAAAGALAWILIEGFHQGKATALGFASGILAGLVAITPAAGVVQPMGAIALGIFSSGICYLAIMVKNKLGYDDTLDAFGIHGVGGIVGALLLVFFIRESWMEDAAGLAGGTWSVIDQLGVQALAILIALVYAGVGTLLILFVLNKIVPLRATEEAEMKGLDSSYHGEKGYGMINPS, translated from the coding sequence GTGAAGAAGATTTATTCCTTGATGTTCCTTCTTTTTGGCTATCAGTCTTTTGCAGGAGATGAAGCAGCCATCGATACTGGAGCCACCGCCTGGATGCTGACGTCCACCACCCTTGTATTGCTGATGATCCCCGGACTTGCCATGTTTTATGGCGGCCTGGTCCGAACCAAAAACGTACTCGGCACCATGATGCACAGCTTCACGGCCATGGGCATCATGACCCTCCTTTGGGTCATTTGTGGATACAGCATGGCTTTTGGCCCAAACATACTGGGGGGCTGGTTTGGCTGGAGCTCAGATTATTTCCTGCTTCGAGGCATTGATGACGTCATCACCGATGGTATTCCTGAATATGTATTTGCCATGTTCCAGGGAAAATTTGCCATCATTACTCCTGCCATCATTGCAGGGGCTTTTGCTGAACGCATCTCTTTTAAAGGCTACTGCATTTTCATTGCCGTGTGGGGCATACTCATCTACAATCCCCTTTGTCACTGGGTGTGGGCTTCAGACGGGTACCTGTTCAACCTGGGAGCAGACGGAGCCATCGATTTTGCAGGAGGCACCGTGGTACACATCAGCGCAGGGATTAGCGGGCTGGTGGCTGCGATCTATTTGGGCGCCAGAAAGCAACATCCACACCTGCCCATGCAGCCAAACAATCTGGTGATGACCATGATAGGTGTAGGCTTACTTTGGGTCGGCTGGTTTGGCTTCAATGCCGGCAGTAGTATAGAAAGTGGATTGAGTACTGCTCAGGCCCTCACCGTCACCCAAATCGCAGCGGCGGCAGGCGCCCTCGCATGGATATTAATTGAAGGATTTCATCAGGGCAAGGCTACGGCGCTTGGATTTGCATCGGGTATCCTGGCAGGGTTGGTGGCCATTACACCGGCCGCAGGTGTGGTGCAGCCTATGGGAGCTATTGCTTTGGGTATTTTCTCCAGTGGTATCTGCTACCTGGCCATTATGGTCAAAAATAAACTCGGCTATGACGACACCCTGGATGCCTTTGGTATCCATGGAGTGGGAGGTATCGTAGGTGCATTGCTGCTTGTTTTCTTCATTCGCGAAAGCTGGATGGAAGATGCTGCCGGACTGGCCGGGGGTACCTGGAGTGTCATAGACCAGTTGGGTGTGCAAGCCTTGGCCATTCTTATTGCCCTGGTATATGCCGGAGTGGGCACTTTACTGATCCTCTTCGTATTGAATAAGATAGTTCCCCTAAGGGCAACAGAAGAAGCCGAAATGAAAGGGCTGGACAGCTCCTACCATGGCGAAAAAGGATATGGAATGATTAACCCTAGCTAA
- a CDS encoding P-II family nitrogen regulator produces MKLIIAIIRENQLDQVRESLIEAGIARITVSNVSGHGRRITEEIYRGQKVIPTMVSNIRLEIAVNDEFKERTIDAITRATESNDGEMVGSGKIFVVPLEECIRIRTGEKGNAAI; encoded by the coding sequence ATGAAACTAATAATTGCTATCATCAGAGAAAATCAGCTCGATCAGGTCCGGGAGTCACTTATTGAGGCCGGAATTGCCAGAATCACGGTAAGCAACGTATCAGGTCATGGCAGGAGAATCACCGAAGAGATTTACCGTGGGCAGAAGGTCATCCCTACCATGGTTTCAAATATCCGGTTGGAGATTGCTGTAAATGACGAATTCAAAGAAAGAACCATTGATGCCATCACCAGAGCCACCGAATCCAATGACGGGGAAATGGTGGGCAGTGGTAAAATATTTGTGGTTCCGTTGGAGGAATGCATTCGTATTCGCACCGGCGAAAAAGGAAATGCAGCGATCTGA
- a CDS encoding discoidin domain-containing protein, translating to MKRSILIIALIFAVAQYTNAQAPDSFAHPGVLSSQVELDALKEAVQTSNGHPQVAGYARMADETLGNLDYTPTPYANVHVIASGVGDEERAFRQDAHALYIHAIKWVVTGDDAHRDKAIEIADAWGDTFESLIPEENKPNQPTLEASWALPIWIAGAEILKYYDNGVSGWSSASFETFVQKVLVYVNGPIYQTANWLISKDLSLMSAGVFLNDAALYNEGYNHVTGQIDDISTTGQIPELTRDFVHSQYVLIGLAQCAEVAYQQGDEGLFTHSDARLRTGAETYTLSVLGQTSPSYHSSSEWARHSAPYEILLKRYTELELPVPVVQYYVIAQNRPEDGSEDHFVGWLSATHAIEAEAGEAPVSEGQEEVPGNLAFNQTASASEVPQPENPPAAAIDNNTLTRWSAQVYPQWLEVDLGEVKAVGKTEVIFYEDRAYKYFIEVKKSEADAYTQVVDRTANTTPGSVEAPITDEFSPTQARYVRITVTGASGYTGAWVSLTEFRIFEGDEVILGIGDKGRFNVFPNPVSDTFTVEEAHEQVVVLYSLSGVELMKKSAGVTKHFDVSGLPAGLYFVKILSTDQKVIETRKLIKKH from the coding sequence ATGAAGCGATCAATACTTATCATCGCCCTAATTTTCGCAGTAGCGCAATACACCAATGCACAAGCCCCGGACTCCTTTGCCCATCCGGGAGTACTCAGCAGTCAGGTCGAGCTGGACGCCTTGAAAGAGGCAGTGCAAACAAGCAATGGACACCCGCAGGTGGCAGGCTATGCCCGAATGGCGGACGAAACATTGGGAAACCTTGACTATACCCCTACTCCATACGCCAATGTGCATGTAATCGCCTCTGGAGTGGGAGATGAGGAGCGCGCCTTTCGCCAGGATGCTCATGCCCTGTACATCCACGCCATCAAGTGGGTGGTGACCGGAGATGACGCTCACCGCGACAAGGCCATAGAAATTGCAGATGCCTGGGGGGATACCTTTGAGTCGCTGATCCCGGAAGAGAATAAACCCAACCAACCTACACTGGAAGCCTCCTGGGCCCTCCCGATATGGATAGCTGGAGCAGAAATACTGAAATACTATGACAATGGAGTTTCCGGTTGGTCCTCTGCGAGTTTTGAAACTTTCGTGCAAAAGGTACTGGTCTACGTCAATGGCCCTATCTACCAGACGGCCAACTGGCTGATCTCCAAAGATCTTTCACTGATGTCGGCAGGAGTCTTCCTGAATGACGCTGCGCTATATAATGAAGGCTACAATCATGTAACCGGCCAGATTGACGACATTAGTACCACAGGCCAAATCCCGGAGCTGACCCGCGACTTTGTGCACTCACAGTATGTACTGATCGGGCTGGCACAATGTGCCGAGGTAGCCTATCAGCAGGGTGATGAGGGCCTATTTACACATTCGGATGCCCGGTTACGCACTGGTGCGGAGACTTACACCCTTTCGGTACTGGGTCAGACCTCTCCTAGCTATCACAGCAGTTCGGAATGGGCCCGCCACAGTGCTCCTTATGAGATTTTACTCAAGCGCTACACCGAGCTGGAGCTACCAGTGCCTGTAGTCCAGTATTATGTGATCGCCCAAAATCGCCCCGAAGATGGCAGTGAAGACCACTTTGTGGGATGGCTAAGTGCTACGCACGCCATAGAAGCTGAGGCCGGTGAAGCGCCGGTAAGTGAAGGCCAGGAAGAAGTACCCGGCAATCTGGCATTCAATCAGACAGCCAGCGCCTCTGAAGTGCCACAGCCAGAAAATCCGCCCGCTGCAGCCATTGATAACAACACGCTCACCCGCTGGTCTGCACAGGTCTATCCTCAGTGGCTGGAAGTGGATCTGGGAGAGGTAAAAGCAGTAGGGAAAACCGAAGTGATTTTCTACGAAGACCGGGCCTACAAGTACTTCATAGAGGTGAAAAAATCTGAGGCCGATGCCTATACCCAGGTGGTAGATCGCACGGCCAATACCACACCAGGCAGTGTAGAAGCTCCGATAACCGACGAGTTTTCTCCAACCCAGGCACGTTATGTGCGCATCACCGTCACAGGGGCTTCGGGATACACTGGAGCCTGGGTCAGCCTCACTGAATTTCGAATATTCGAAGGAGATGAAGTCATTTTAGGTATTGGGGATAAGGGCCGATTCAATGTTTTCCCTAACCCCGTTTCGGATACTTTCACGGTAGAAGAAGCCCATGAGCAAGTGGTGGTACTTTACAGTCTCTCAGGTGTAGAGCTGATGAAAAAGTCAGCAGGAGTTACTAAACACTTCGATGTATCCGGTCTGCCGGCAGGACTCTATTTCGTGAAAATCCTATCTACTGATCAGAAGGTAATAGAAACACGAAAGCTGATCAAAAAGCACTAG